A genomic window from Salvelinus alpinus chromosome 10, SLU_Salpinus.1, whole genome shotgun sequence includes:
- the raph1b gene encoding ras-associated and pleckstrin homology domains-containing protein 1b isoform X1, which translates to MADMSDDELDHGAEEEDSDKEDQDLDKMFGAWLGELDKLTQSLDDGKPQKPVQKAPLRQETNMANFSYRFSMYNINEALNQTTETVDLDALMADLCSIEQELSTIGKPNTGTARQAKCQQRCPGGRSASVKQTGSGGGSSSGGSTSSSTRASPASTVRGGSSNSHGRPSASNFSLDDITAQLEQASLSMDEAAHQTSSSYSSTTLRRPSATSSSSQHRRTGSVGTVSEHEAGGHSSRSSVNSESASSMDSLDIDKVLSRTVGGPEQEGGSQGPQPPQGPASTEHASLLRRANGKPARRQLDFTSREDEVDLDTHSYLDRETSLILKSIAGKPSHLLTKEEQGAKVKAEKIRVALEKIKEAQVKKLVIRVHMSDESSKTVMVDERQTVRQVLDSLLDKSHCGYSPDWSLVETINELQMERIFEDHENLVENLLNWTRDSHNKLMFIERIEKYALFKNPQNYLLGRKETSEMADRNKEALLEECFCGSSVSVPEIEGILWLKDDGKKSWKKRYFLLRASGIYYVPKGKAKASRDLVCFLQLDHVNVYYGQDYRSKYKAPTDYCLALKHPQIQKKSQYIKYLCCDDVRTLHQWFNGIRIAKYGKQLYVNYQEAMKRTEAAYDWSSLSTSSIRSGSSSGSASLPESQSNHSGQSDSGVDTASSHGRSQSVVSSIFSEAWKRGTQMEENTRMRESTRGATLPHPVHAHRQTPQLEPPASATPPQQQPPPQSRSSYTHAVPPQPQEGTSPPLQQQLPPQSRSGYTQALPSLPRQPSPPPPQQLPHQIHSSYTHVLPPQPSPPPPQQLPHQIHSSYTHVLPPQPFPPPPQQLTPQIRSSYTQVLPSLPSPTPPPQPTPPSLPPQLSPPAQQLPPHIRSSYTQVLPSLPPQPFPPPPPQSSPPPPQQLSPQPCSSYNQAVPPPPPPPPPPPPPPPPPLPASSTPHHSGPTVFAKYSTITRLQNQNAAHQAANHHRAQNNHQSPPRVLAQAPPPPQPLVNNINVPPPPPPPPPPSMPALGSAMAALRLGPPTPAVVPQFIPLQSNDIPPPPPLHPDPMPGLCTSRYGANAHQQALAHKFPSGPPQGPSPPAARLVESPPAPPPPPPPPPPTPPPPQQLSVPTPPPPPPPPPPTPPPPQQLSVQTHPPPPPPQQQYSPAAAPPPALPKTFSPGFLLHHGARKPLYPVSPLPPAPPAAPTPPPPPPVSMKKQHSLQIGHTPNQPPPTFPKQHSISKPPPLSFTAPPTTTSLVKQMAGQFPGSTLSTNHTESPKAPLSPPAVKAKPKWQPGGGQAQQQAPEFPPPPSESSLPFPPPPPPPPTPVTAPAPPAPPPPPITGPTPPPPPLPPGNLGSPLKRSPLGSSTGSSVWGGRKPLPATPQKASSIKSNSSAEYQESRRNLLSKFAPQSSSPSTFPSSPAVPLGSFPSKDPSPAGPAAPPKPGKLNLANLALQAKVGQQRQSTADFPPPPPAFDLFPSPLLPSDGHVGTPKVAVVNPQPKVPPAPPGPPPPATINSSWGKGSLKKALPPTLQRNQPSPPALSPPPKLPISPPKGNGNNGVPQPGNFMDDLNRSLKRKSVSRQGSLSSSRLSGPNLEPAAGTMDDMELALPPPPPELLSGGNISGYATLRRGTPPAPPKRGGNTKLTH; encoded by the exons ATGGCGGATATGTCTGATGATGAGCTGGACCACGgggcagaggaggaggacagtgatAAGGAAGACCAGGACCTAGACAAAATGTTTGGAGCCTGGTTGGGAGAGCTGGACAAACTCACACAG agtcTGGATGACGGGAAGCCACAGAAGCCGGTCCAGAAGGCCCCTctcagacaggaaacaaacatgGCTAACTTTTCGTACCGCTTCTCCATGTACAACATCAACG AGGCTCTGAACCAGACGACAGAGACCGTAGACCTGGATGCCCTGATGGCTGACCTGTGTTCCATAGAACAGGAGCTCAGCACCATCGGCAAGCCCAACACCGGCACCGCCCGCCAGGCTAAATGTCAACAGCGATGCCCGGGGGGTCGCAGCGCCAGTGTCAAGCAAACAGGCAGCGGTGGGGGGAGTAGCAGCGGGGGCAGCACCAGCAGTAGTACCCGGGCGTCACCGGCCTCCACCGTCCGAGGGGGCAGCTCCAACTCCCACGGGCGCCCGTCGGCATCGAACTTCTCGCTGGACGACATCACAGCCCAGTTGGAGCAGGCGTCACTCAGCATGGACGAGGCGGCGCACCAGActtcttcctcctactcctcgACCACCCTCCGGCGCCCCTCGGCGACTTCCTCGTCCTCGCAGCACCGGAGGACGGGCTCAGTGGGCACGGTTAGTGAACACGAGGCGGGGGGCCACTCCTCGAGGTCCAGCGTTAATTCTGAATCCGCGTCCAGCATGGACTCTCTGGATATCGACAAGGTGCTGTCTAGGACAGTAGGAGGGCCCGAGCAGGAAGGGGGTTCACAAGGCCCCCAGCCGCCACAGGGCCCAgccagtactgag CATGCCTCACTACTGCGACGGGCCAATGGTAAGCCGGCCAGACGGCAGCTTGACTTCACCTCACGGGAGGATGAAGTAGATCTGGacact CACTCTTATCTGGACAGAGAAACGTCCCTCATTCTGAAAAGCATTGCAGGAAAGCCTTCTCACCTGCTGACCAAG gAGGAGCAGGGGGCCAAAGTGAAGGCTGAGAAGATCCGAGTGGCCCTGGAGAAAATCAAGGAGGCGCAAGTCAAAAAG CTGGTGATCCGGGTGCACATGTCGGACGAGAGCTCCAAGACCGTGATGGTTGATGAGAGACAGACTGTCAGACAGGTGCTGGACAGCCTATTGGACAAGTCCCACTGTGGCTACAGCCCCGACTGGTCACTGGTGGAGACCATCAACGAGCTGCAAATGG AGCGGATCTTTGAGGACCATGAGAACTTGGTGGAGAACCTACTGAATTGGACCAGAGACAGCCATAACAAACTGATGTTCATCGAGCGCATAGAGAAATATGCCCTCTTCAAGAACCCCCAG AACTACTTGTTGGGGAGGAAGGAGACCTCTGAAATGGCCGATAGGAATAAAGAGGCCCTACTAGAG GAGTGTTTCTGTGGCAGCTCGGTTTCAGTACCAGAAATAGAGGGAATCCTATGGCTGAAGGATGATGGGAAGAAGTCGTGGAAGAAACGATACTTCCTGCTGCGCGCATCAGGAATCTACTACGTGCCCAAAGGCAAAGCTAAG GCCTCCAGGGACCTGGTATGCTTTCTACAGCTGGACCACGTTAATGTGTACTACGGCCAGGACTACCGCAGCAAGTACAAGGCCCCCACAGACTACTGCCTGGCCCTTAAG CACCCCCAGATCCAGAAGAAGTCCCAGTACATCAAGTATCTGTGCTGTGATGATGTCAGGACCCTCCACCAATGGTTCAACGGCATTCGCATCGCCAAG TACGGGAAACAGCTGTATGTGAACTACCAGGAGGCCATGAAGCGCACAGAGGCGGCCTACGACTggtcctccctctccacctccagcaTCCGCTCTGGCTCCAGCTCCGGGTCAGCCAGTCTGCCCG aGTCCCAGTCAAACCACTCGGGCCAGTCAGACAGTGGAGTGGACACGGCCTCCAGCCACGGGCGCTCCCAGAGCGTGGTCAGCTCCATCTTCTCTGAGGCCTGGAAGAGAGGAACGCAGATGGAGGAGAACACCAGG ATGAGGGAGTCCACCAGAGGCGCCACCCTCCCCCACCCTGTCCATGCGCACCGCCAGACCCCACAACTGGAGCCCCCTGCGTCGGCTACGCCGCCACAACAGCAGCCGCCTCCCCAGTCTCGCAGCAGTTACACCCATGCTGTACCCCCCCAGCCACAGGAGGGTACCTCCCCCCCGCTTCAACAGCAACTGCCCCCCCAGAGCCGCAGCGGTTACACCCAGGCCTTGCCTTCCCTGCCCCGCCAGccctcccctccaccaccccAACAGCTGCCCCACCAGATTCACAGCAGTTACACCCATGTCCTGCCTCCCCAGccctcccctccaccaccccAACAGCTGCCCCACCAGATCCACAGCAGTTACACCCATGTCCTGCCTCCCCAGCCCTTCCCTCCACCACCCCAGCAGCTGACCCCCCAGATCCGCAGTAGTTACACCCAGGTCTTGCCCTCTCTGCCCTCCCCTACACCACCCCCCCAGCCTACACCACCCTCCCTGCCCCCCCAACTTTCTCCACCAGCCCAACAGCTGCCACCCCACATCCGCAGCAGTTACACCCAGGTCTTGCCCTCCCTGCCGCCACAGCCCTTTCCTCCACCACCCCCCcaatcctctcctccaccaccccAACAGCTGTCCCCACAGCCCTGCAGCAGCTACAACCAAGCTGTGCCCCCACCTCCCCCGCCGCCTCCTCCCCCGCCGCCTCCTCCCCCGCCGCCCCTGCCTGCCAGCAGCACCCCTCACCACTCGGGCCCCACCGTGTTCGCCAAGTACAGCACCATCACCCGGCTGCAGAACCAGAACGCTGCCCACCAGGCCGCCAATCACCATAGGGCACAAAACAACCACCAGAGCCCACCCAGGGTGCTAGCTCAAGCCCCGCCTCCTCCCCAACCGCTGGTCAACAACATCAACGTCCCGCCTCCCccgcctccccctcccccaccatCCATGCCTGCTCTGGGGTCGGCCATGGCCGCACTCCGGCTCGGGCCCCCCACACCGGCTGTCGTGCCCCAGTTCATCCCACTGCAGAGCAACGacatcccccctccccctcctcttcaccCAGACCCCATGCCAGGTCTGTGCACATCGCGCTACGGCGCCAACGCCCACCAGCAGGCACTGGCACACAAGTTCCCCAGCGGTCCCCCCCAGGGCCCCTCTCCCCCCGCTGCCAGACTGGTCGAGTCGCCCCCGGCACCGCCGCCTCCcccaccacctccccctcctacccCACCGCCTCCCCAGCAGCTCTCGGTGCCgacaccccctcctccccctcctcctccccctcctacccCACCGCCTCCCCAGCAGCTCTCGGTGCAGACAcaccctcctcccccacctcctcagCAGCAGTACTCGCCCGCAGCTGCTCCCCCCCCTGCCCTACCCAAAACCTTCTCCCCAGGCTTTCTGCTCCACCACGGTGCCCGGAAGCCTCTCTACCCagtttcccctctccctcccgccCCACCTGCTGCCCCAACTCCTCCCCCACCACCGCCGGTGTCAATGAAGAAGCAGCACAGCCTACAGATAGGCCACACCCCCAACCAGCCCCCTCCCACATTTCCCAAGCAGCACAGCATCTCCAAGCCGCCACCCCTGTCCTTCACGGCTCCGCCCACCACCACCTCCCTGGTCAAACAGATGGCAGGCCAGTTCCCAGGGTCCACACTGTCAACCAATCACACTGAGAGCCCCAAAGcccccctgtctcctcctgcGGTGAAGGCCAAACCAAAATGGCAGCCAGGCGGTGGACAGGCCCAGCAACAGGCCCCAGAGTTCCCTCCACCCCCTTCTGAGAGCAGCCTGcctttcccccctcctcccccgccTCCACCTACTCCTGTCACCGCCCCTGCCCCTCctgctccacctccccctcccatcACTGGCCCCACCCCTccgcctccccctctcccccccggcAACCTAGGCTCACCCCTGAAGAGATCTCCATTGGGCTCCTCCACGGGCTCCTCTGTCTGGGGGGGCAGGAAGCCCCTGCCTGCCACCCCCCAGAAGGCCTCCAGCATCAAGTCTAACTCCTCGGCTGAATACCAGGAGTCCCGCAGGAACCTTCTCAGCAAGTTTGCACCCCAGTCCTCTTCCCCCTCCACCTTCCCGTCCTCCCCTGCCGTACCCTTGGGTAGTTTTCCCTCTAAGGACCCATCCCCGGCCGGCCCCGCGGCGCCCCCCAAGCCAGGCAAGCTGAACCTGGCCAACCTGGCCCTGCAGGCCAAAGTGGGCCAGCAGCGCCAGTCCACCGCTGACTTCCCCCCTCCCCCGCCGGCTTTtgatctcttcccctctcctctgctgCCCAGTGATGGCCATGTCGGGACACCTAAGGTGGCAGTGGTCAACCCCCAGCCAAAAGTACCGCCCGCCCCTCCTGGTCCCCCTCCCCCCGCCACCATCAACTCCTCCTGGGGCAAGGGCTCCCTGAAGAAGGCCCTTCCCCCCACGCTGCAGCGGAACCAGCCGTCTCCCCCGGCCCTGTCCCCGCCTCCCAAGCTGCCCATCTCGCCCCCCAAGGGGAACGGCAACAACGGCGTCCCCCAGCCGGGAAACTTCATGGACGACCTGAACCGGAGTCTGAAGCGCAAGTCGGTGAGCCGGCAGGGTTCGCTCTCCTCGTCCCGCCTCTCCGGCCCCAACCTGGAACCCGCCGCGGGCACCATGGACGACATGGAGTTGGCGCTGCCCCCACCGCCACCCGAGTTGCTGTCGGGGGGGAACATCTCAGGCTATGCAACGCTACGGCGGGGGACCCCGCCGGCCCCACCCAAGAGGGGGGGCAACACCAAACTGACACACTGA
- the raph1b gene encoding ras-associated and pleckstrin homology domains-containing protein 1b isoform X2 yields MADMSDDELDHGAEEEDSDKEDQDLDKMFGAWLGELDKLTQSLDDGKPQKPVQKAPLRQETNMANFSYRFSMYNINEALNQTTETVDLDALMADLCSIEQELSTIGKPNTGTARQAKCQQRCPGGRSASVKQTGSGGGSSSGGSTSSSTRASPASTVRGGSSNSHGRPSASNFSLDDITAQLEQASLSMDEAAHQTSSSYSSTTLRRPSATSSSSQHRRTGSVGTVSEHEAGGHSSRSSVNSESASSMDSLDIDKVLSRTVGGPEQEGGSQGPQPPQGPASTEHASLLRRANGKPARRQLDFTSREDEVDLDTEEQGAKVKAEKIRVALEKIKEAQVKKLVIRVHMSDESSKTVMVDERQTVRQVLDSLLDKSHCGYSPDWSLVETINELQMERIFEDHENLVENLLNWTRDSHNKLMFIERIEKYALFKNPQNYLLGRKETSEMADRNKEALLEECFCGSSVSVPEIEGILWLKDDGKKSWKKRYFLLRASGIYYVPKGKAKASRDLVCFLQLDHVNVYYGQDYRSKYKAPTDYCLALKHPQIQKKSQYIKYLCCDDVRTLHQWFNGIRIAKYGKQLYVNYQEAMKRTEAAYDWSSLSTSSIRSGSSSGSASLPESQSNHSGQSDSGVDTASSHGRSQSVVSSIFSEAWKRGTQMEENTRMRESTRGATLPHPVHAHRQTPQLEPPASATPPQQQPPPQSRSSYTHAVPPQPQEGTSPPLQQQLPPQSRSGYTQALPSLPRQPSPPPPQQLPHQIHSSYTHVLPPQPSPPPPQQLPHQIHSSYTHVLPPQPFPPPPQQLTPQIRSSYTQVLPSLPSPTPPPQPTPPSLPPQLSPPAQQLPPHIRSSYTQVLPSLPPQPFPPPPPQSSPPPPQQLSPQPCSSYNQAVPPPPPPPPPPPPPPPPPLPASSTPHHSGPTVFAKYSTITRLQNQNAAHQAANHHRAQNNHQSPPRVLAQAPPPPQPLVNNINVPPPPPPPPPPSMPALGSAMAALRLGPPTPAVVPQFIPLQSNDIPPPPPLHPDPMPGLCTSRYGANAHQQALAHKFPSGPPQGPSPPAARLVESPPAPPPPPPPPPPTPPPPQQLSVPTPPPPPPPPPPTPPPPQQLSVQTHPPPPPPQQQYSPAAAPPPALPKTFSPGFLLHHGARKPLYPVSPLPPAPPAAPTPPPPPPVSMKKQHSLQIGHTPNQPPPTFPKQHSISKPPPLSFTAPPTTTSLVKQMAGQFPGSTLSTNHTESPKAPLSPPAVKAKPKWQPGGGQAQQQAPEFPPPPSESSLPFPPPPPPPPTPVTAPAPPAPPPPPITGPTPPPPPLPPGNLGSPLKRSPLGSSTGSSVWGGRKPLPATPQKASSIKSNSSAEYQESRRNLLSKFAPQSSSPSTFPSSPAVPLGSFPSKDPSPAGPAAPPKPGKLNLANLALQAKVGQQRQSTADFPPPPPAFDLFPSPLLPSDGHVGTPKVAVVNPQPKVPPAPPGPPPPATINSSWGKGSLKKALPPTLQRNQPSPPALSPPPKLPISPPKGNGNNGVPQPGNFMDDLNRSLKRKSVSRQGSLSSSRLSGPNLEPAAGTMDDMELALPPPPPELLSGGNISGYATLRRGTPPAPPKRGGNTKLTH; encoded by the exons ATGGCGGATATGTCTGATGATGAGCTGGACCACGgggcagaggaggaggacagtgatAAGGAAGACCAGGACCTAGACAAAATGTTTGGAGCCTGGTTGGGAGAGCTGGACAAACTCACACAG agtcTGGATGACGGGAAGCCACAGAAGCCGGTCCAGAAGGCCCCTctcagacaggaaacaaacatgGCTAACTTTTCGTACCGCTTCTCCATGTACAACATCAACG AGGCTCTGAACCAGACGACAGAGACCGTAGACCTGGATGCCCTGATGGCTGACCTGTGTTCCATAGAACAGGAGCTCAGCACCATCGGCAAGCCCAACACCGGCACCGCCCGCCAGGCTAAATGTCAACAGCGATGCCCGGGGGGTCGCAGCGCCAGTGTCAAGCAAACAGGCAGCGGTGGGGGGAGTAGCAGCGGGGGCAGCACCAGCAGTAGTACCCGGGCGTCACCGGCCTCCACCGTCCGAGGGGGCAGCTCCAACTCCCACGGGCGCCCGTCGGCATCGAACTTCTCGCTGGACGACATCACAGCCCAGTTGGAGCAGGCGTCACTCAGCATGGACGAGGCGGCGCACCAGActtcttcctcctactcctcgACCACCCTCCGGCGCCCCTCGGCGACTTCCTCGTCCTCGCAGCACCGGAGGACGGGCTCAGTGGGCACGGTTAGTGAACACGAGGCGGGGGGCCACTCCTCGAGGTCCAGCGTTAATTCTGAATCCGCGTCCAGCATGGACTCTCTGGATATCGACAAGGTGCTGTCTAGGACAGTAGGAGGGCCCGAGCAGGAAGGGGGTTCACAAGGCCCCCAGCCGCCACAGGGCCCAgccagtactgag CATGCCTCACTACTGCGACGGGCCAATGGTAAGCCGGCCAGACGGCAGCTTGACTTCACCTCACGGGAGGATGAAGTAGATCTGGacact gAGGAGCAGGGGGCCAAAGTGAAGGCTGAGAAGATCCGAGTGGCCCTGGAGAAAATCAAGGAGGCGCAAGTCAAAAAG CTGGTGATCCGGGTGCACATGTCGGACGAGAGCTCCAAGACCGTGATGGTTGATGAGAGACAGACTGTCAGACAGGTGCTGGACAGCCTATTGGACAAGTCCCACTGTGGCTACAGCCCCGACTGGTCACTGGTGGAGACCATCAACGAGCTGCAAATGG AGCGGATCTTTGAGGACCATGAGAACTTGGTGGAGAACCTACTGAATTGGACCAGAGACAGCCATAACAAACTGATGTTCATCGAGCGCATAGAGAAATATGCCCTCTTCAAGAACCCCCAG AACTACTTGTTGGGGAGGAAGGAGACCTCTGAAATGGCCGATAGGAATAAAGAGGCCCTACTAGAG GAGTGTTTCTGTGGCAGCTCGGTTTCAGTACCAGAAATAGAGGGAATCCTATGGCTGAAGGATGATGGGAAGAAGTCGTGGAAGAAACGATACTTCCTGCTGCGCGCATCAGGAATCTACTACGTGCCCAAAGGCAAAGCTAAG GCCTCCAGGGACCTGGTATGCTTTCTACAGCTGGACCACGTTAATGTGTACTACGGCCAGGACTACCGCAGCAAGTACAAGGCCCCCACAGACTACTGCCTGGCCCTTAAG CACCCCCAGATCCAGAAGAAGTCCCAGTACATCAAGTATCTGTGCTGTGATGATGTCAGGACCCTCCACCAATGGTTCAACGGCATTCGCATCGCCAAG TACGGGAAACAGCTGTATGTGAACTACCAGGAGGCCATGAAGCGCACAGAGGCGGCCTACGACTggtcctccctctccacctccagcaTCCGCTCTGGCTCCAGCTCCGGGTCAGCCAGTCTGCCCG aGTCCCAGTCAAACCACTCGGGCCAGTCAGACAGTGGAGTGGACACGGCCTCCAGCCACGGGCGCTCCCAGAGCGTGGTCAGCTCCATCTTCTCTGAGGCCTGGAAGAGAGGAACGCAGATGGAGGAGAACACCAGG ATGAGGGAGTCCACCAGAGGCGCCACCCTCCCCCACCCTGTCCATGCGCACCGCCAGACCCCACAACTGGAGCCCCCTGCGTCGGCTACGCCGCCACAACAGCAGCCGCCTCCCCAGTCTCGCAGCAGTTACACCCATGCTGTACCCCCCCAGCCACAGGAGGGTACCTCCCCCCCGCTTCAACAGCAACTGCCCCCCCAGAGCCGCAGCGGTTACACCCAGGCCTTGCCTTCCCTGCCCCGCCAGccctcccctccaccaccccAACAGCTGCCCCACCAGATTCACAGCAGTTACACCCATGTCCTGCCTCCCCAGccctcccctccaccaccccAACAGCTGCCCCACCAGATCCACAGCAGTTACACCCATGTCCTGCCTCCCCAGCCCTTCCCTCCACCACCCCAGCAGCTGACCCCCCAGATCCGCAGTAGTTACACCCAGGTCTTGCCCTCTCTGCCCTCCCCTACACCACCCCCCCAGCCTACACCACCCTCCCTGCCCCCCCAACTTTCTCCACCAGCCCAACAGCTGCCACCCCACATCCGCAGCAGTTACACCCAGGTCTTGCCCTCCCTGCCGCCACAGCCCTTTCCTCCACCACCCCCCcaatcctctcctccaccaccccAACAGCTGTCCCCACAGCCCTGCAGCAGCTACAACCAAGCTGTGCCCCCACCTCCCCCGCCGCCTCCTCCCCCGCCGCCTCCTCCCCCGCCGCCCCTGCCTGCCAGCAGCACCCCTCACCACTCGGGCCCCACCGTGTTCGCCAAGTACAGCACCATCACCCGGCTGCAGAACCAGAACGCTGCCCACCAGGCCGCCAATCACCATAGGGCACAAAACAACCACCAGAGCCCACCCAGGGTGCTAGCTCAAGCCCCGCCTCCTCCCCAACCGCTGGTCAACAACATCAACGTCCCGCCTCCCccgcctccccctcccccaccatCCATGCCTGCTCTGGGGTCGGCCATGGCCGCACTCCGGCTCGGGCCCCCCACACCGGCTGTCGTGCCCCAGTTCATCCCACTGCAGAGCAACGacatcccccctccccctcctcttcaccCAGACCCCATGCCAGGTCTGTGCACATCGCGCTACGGCGCCAACGCCCACCAGCAGGCACTGGCACACAAGTTCCCCAGCGGTCCCCCCCAGGGCCCCTCTCCCCCCGCTGCCAGACTGGTCGAGTCGCCCCCGGCACCGCCGCCTCCcccaccacctccccctcctacccCACCGCCTCCCCAGCAGCTCTCGGTGCCgacaccccctcctccccctcctcctccccctcctacccCACCGCCTCCCCAGCAGCTCTCGGTGCAGACAcaccctcctcccccacctcctcagCAGCAGTACTCGCCCGCAGCTGCTCCCCCCCCTGCCCTACCCAAAACCTTCTCCCCAGGCTTTCTGCTCCACCACGGTGCCCGGAAGCCTCTCTACCCagtttcccctctccctcccgccCCACCTGCTGCCCCAACTCCTCCCCCACCACCGCCGGTGTCAATGAAGAAGCAGCACAGCCTACAGATAGGCCACACCCCCAACCAGCCCCCTCCCACATTTCCCAAGCAGCACAGCATCTCCAAGCCGCCACCCCTGTCCTTCACGGCTCCGCCCACCACCACCTCCCTGGTCAAACAGATGGCAGGCCAGTTCCCAGGGTCCACACTGTCAACCAATCACACTGAGAGCCCCAAAGcccccctgtctcctcctgcGGTGAAGGCCAAACCAAAATGGCAGCCAGGCGGTGGACAGGCCCAGCAACAGGCCCCAGAGTTCCCTCCACCCCCTTCTGAGAGCAGCCTGcctttcccccctcctcccccgccTCCACCTACTCCTGTCACCGCCCCTGCCCCTCctgctccacctccccctcccatcACTGGCCCCACCCCTccgcctccccctctcccccccggcAACCTAGGCTCACCCCTGAAGAGATCTCCATTGGGCTCCTCCACGGGCTCCTCTGTCTGGGGGGGCAGGAAGCCCCTGCCTGCCACCCCCCAGAAGGCCTCCAGCATCAAGTCTAACTCCTCGGCTGAATACCAGGAGTCCCGCAGGAACCTTCTCAGCAAGTTTGCACCCCAGTCCTCTTCCCCCTCCACCTTCCCGTCCTCCCCTGCCGTACCCTTGGGTAGTTTTCCCTCTAAGGACCCATCCCCGGCCGGCCCCGCGGCGCCCCCCAAGCCAGGCAAGCTGAACCTGGCCAACCTGGCCCTGCAGGCCAAAGTGGGCCAGCAGCGCCAGTCCACCGCTGACTTCCCCCCTCCCCCGCCGGCTTTtgatctcttcccctctcctctgctgCCCAGTGATGGCCATGTCGGGACACCTAAGGTGGCAGTGGTCAACCCCCAGCCAAAAGTACCGCCCGCCCCTCCTGGTCCCCCTCCCCCCGCCACCATCAACTCCTCCTGGGGCAAGGGCTCCCTGAAGAAGGCCCTTCCCCCCACGCTGCAGCGGAACCAGCCGTCTCCCCCGGCCCTGTCCCCGCCTCCCAAGCTGCCCATCTCGCCCCCCAAGGGGAACGGCAACAACGGCGTCCCCCAGCCGGGAAACTTCATGGACGACCTGAACCGGAGTCTGAAGCGCAAGTCGGTGAGCCGGCAGGGTTCGCTCTCCTCGTCCCGCCTCTCCGGCCCCAACCTGGAACCCGCCGCGGGCACCATGGACGACATGGAGTTGGCGCTGCCCCCACCGCCACCCGAGTTGCTGTCGGGGGGGAACATCTCAGGCTATGCAACGCTACGGCGGGGGACCCCGCCGGCCCCACCCAAGAGGGGGGGCAACACCAAACTGACACACTGA